A region of Triplophysa rosa linkage group LG16, Trosa_1v2, whole genome shotgun sequence DNA encodes the following proteins:
- the ccdc106b gene encoding coiled-coil domain-containing protein 106b isoform X2, which yields MTDAQKNTRSHNDLKNEDGYEISIPFEDSNPDESGFYHQNDQTFDDSASSHIPPCSPYLLISSLRAQLQISLEKNSWLQKRIEDLEEERDFLRCQLDRFIFSTRSQERNEPQFEPVEHLTKQKPVTRKVSTPSPTPMMTRSGHVLTCNQKRSRKSSVQEAEEGVIEEEEYIEEDGYLEEEQMVTDEGDDSDSKSSRKGRSGRQNGQTRVKRRRVFRIARTTERQRVKDPAGVLLRYKKILVTYQKLKSMSRAFQAHAVDRNTVASTTPIAELLLVVPEKIAAVGEFDSSKEKLLDYARRCYKALDETSHAKVQALKKSNLLLPISYRFRH from the exons ATGACTGATGCGCAGAAAAACACGAGGAGCCACAATG ATTTAAAGAATGAAGATGGCTATGAAATCTCCATCCCATTTGAGGACAGCAACCCAGATGAGTCCGGTTTCTATCATCAAAATGACCAAACCTTTGATG ATTCGGCCTCGAGCCACATTCCTCCTTGCAGCCCGTATCTTCTGATTTCCAGTCTTCGAGCACAGCTGCAGATTTCTTTGGAAAAGAACTCCTGGCTCCAGAAGCGCATTGAAGATCTGGAGGAGGAGAGGGACTTTCTACGCTGCCAGCTTGACCGATTCATTTTCAGCACCAGGAGCCAGGAGAGGAATG AACCTCAGTTTGAGCCTGTAGAGCATCTCACCAAACAGAAGCCCGTCACACGGAAGGTATCCACACCTTCTCCAACACCCATGATGACACGCTCTGGCCATGTCCTAACATGCAACCAGAAGCGCAGCAGAAAAAGCAGTGTGCAAG AAGCAGAAGAGGGGGTGATAGAGGAGGAAGAGTATATAGAGGAGGACGGCTACTTGGAAGAAGAGCAGATGGTTACAGATGAAGGCGATGATTCAGATAGTAAAAGTTCACGGAAGGGCCGATCAGGTAGACAGAATGGCCAGACGAGGGTAAAAAGAAGACGAGTTTTCCGTATCGCTCGGACCACGGAGAGACAAAGAG ttaaagACCCCGCAGGTGTTCTGCTTCGCTACAAGAAGATCCTCGTAACCTATCAGAAGTTAAAGAGCATGTCTAGAGCGTTCCAGGCGCACGCGGTTGACCGCAACACCGTGGCCTCCACCACACCTATCGCAGAGTTGCTCCTGGTTGTCCCTGAGAAGATTGCAGCGGTTGGTGAATTTGATTCGTCCAAGGAGAAGCTTCTGGATTACGCGAGGCGCTGCTATAAAGCTCTTGATGAAACGTCTCATGCAAAGGTGCAGGCCTTGAAGAAGAGCAACCTACTGCTGCCCatttcatacaggtttagacaCTGA
- the ccdc106b gene encoding coiled-coil domain-containing protein 106b isoform X1 has protein sequence MTDAQKNTRSHNDLKNEDGYEISIPFEDSNPDESGFYHQNDQTFDADSASSHIPPCSPYLLISSLRAQLQISLEKNSWLQKRIEDLEEERDFLRCQLDRFIFSTRSQERNEPQFEPVEHLTKQKPVTRKVSTPSPTPMMTRSGHVLTCNQKRSRKSSVQEAEEGVIEEEEYIEEDGYLEEEQMVTDEGDDSDSKSSRKGRSGRQNGQTRVKRRRVFRIARTTERQRVKDPAGVLLRYKKILVTYQKLKSMSRAFQAHAVDRNTVASTTPIAELLLVVPEKIAAVGEFDSSKEKLLDYARRCYKALDETSHAKVQALKKSNLLLPISYRFRH, from the exons ATGACTGATGCGCAGAAAAACACGAGGAGCCACAATG ATTTAAAGAATGAAGATGGCTATGAAATCTCCATCCCATTTGAGGACAGCAACCCAGATGAGTCCGGTTTCTATCATCAAAATGACCAAACCTTTGATG CAGATTCGGCCTCGAGCCACATTCCTCCTTGCAGCCCGTATCTTCTGATTTCCAGTCTTCGAGCACAGCTGCAGATTTCTTTGGAAAAGAACTCCTGGCTCCAGAAGCGCATTGAAGATCTGGAGGAGGAGAGGGACTTTCTACGCTGCCAGCTTGACCGATTCATTTTCAGCACCAGGAGCCAGGAGAGGAATG AACCTCAGTTTGAGCCTGTAGAGCATCTCACCAAACAGAAGCCCGTCACACGGAAGGTATCCACACCTTCTCCAACACCCATGATGACACGCTCTGGCCATGTCCTAACATGCAACCAGAAGCGCAGCAGAAAAAGCAGTGTGCAAG AAGCAGAAGAGGGGGTGATAGAGGAGGAAGAGTATATAGAGGAGGACGGCTACTTGGAAGAAGAGCAGATGGTTACAGATGAAGGCGATGATTCAGATAGTAAAAGTTCACGGAAGGGCCGATCAGGTAGACAGAATGGCCAGACGAGGGTAAAAAGAAGACGAGTTTTCCGTATCGCTCGGACCACGGAGAGACAAAGAG ttaaagACCCCGCAGGTGTTCTGCTTCGCTACAAGAAGATCCTCGTAACCTATCAGAAGTTAAAGAGCATGTCTAGAGCGTTCCAGGCGCACGCGGTTGACCGCAACACCGTGGCCTCCACCACACCTATCGCAGAGTTGCTCCTGGTTGTCCCTGAGAAGATTGCAGCGGTTGGTGAATTTGATTCGTCCAAGGAGAAGCTTCTGGATTACGCGAGGCGCTGCTATAAAGCTCTTGATGAAACGTCTCATGCAAAGGTGCAGGCCTTGAAGAAGAGCAACCTACTGCTGCCCatttcatacaggtttagacaCTGA